Genomic segment of Serinicoccus hydrothermalis:
ACGTGCCGCAGCACGCCTGAGCCGCGAGGCGCTCAGCGCAGGGGCGTGGGGTCCGGGTCGACGGCGACGCGACGGCGGGTCGCCGCCCGGCCGCCCCGCGCCTCCTCGTCGACCCAGTCCCAGTCGCGGGGCAGGTCGCGGCGGTCCACCGGCTCCCAGCGGCTGTCGGTGCCGCGCGACCGAGTGACGCGCCCCTGCGGGCCGGTCGGGTCGGCATACCGGTCGTCATGGTCGTCCCGGCGCTCCTCGTCCTCACCGGGGTCCCGGTTGTCGCGGCCGAAGATCGTCTCGCACATCGCCTGGTACTTCTCGTCCGGCTCCGGGATGTAGTCGATGTGGCTCAGCGCCTGGTCCTGGCCCGCCGATTCCATGACGAACCGGCCGTAGCCGAGCATCCGCCCCAGGATGGTGCGGTCGTAGCTCATGTCGGTCACCTTGACCAGCGGCATCATGGCGACCCGTTGGGTGATGAGCCCGTAGGTCTTGAGCAGCCGACGGTCGGTCGCGATGAACCACTCGCAGCGCCACTCCAGGACCTGCCAGGCCGCCCAGGCGATCACGACCGCGAGGACGCAGAGGGCCACGCCGGTCGCGGCGGGGTCGGTGACCGAGGCGGCGACCCAGAGGGTGAGGAAGAGGCCGACGACGACGGCCGCGGCCGGGCGGACCATCTTGGCCCAGTGCCAGCGGGTGGAGACCACGACCTGCTCGTCGGCCAGCAGGTAGCGCTTGGCGACGCGCCGGCTGACCTGCGGCGGGGCGGCAGGCATACCGTGCCCTCGGGCGTCAGGTCCCCATCAGCTGGTTGAAGAACCGGCCGATGTTGAGGAAGCCCTGGCTGATGATGTCCCAGACGGCGCGCACGATGTCGGCGGCGCGGTCGGGGTTGGTGATCACCGCGTAGATGAGGAAGCCCCAGAAGAGCCAGTGCAGGACCTTCTTGACCGCGGACGGCATGTCAGGTGCCTTTCGCTGGACGGGGAGGGAGCTGTGGGGCTGCGCAGGTGGACACGGAACTGTTGCCAGTGTGGCAGATGTGACGAGGTATGCCGATTCTCGCCCCCGCGCGCGTGTCGCCCACCCACCGGCATACCCGGGCTCCCGCGCCGGCATACGCGGGCGTCAGCGGTGAGGATCGGTCCTCCTGTACCGATCCTCCACGCCAGGACCCCGTTTCCCGGGGAGGATCGGTGCACCAGCACCGATCCTCCCCACGGGGGAAGGGCCAGGGGAGGGGGCGGGTCAGGGCAGGTCAGGTCAGCGCGCTCAGGTCAGGGCGACTGCAGCAGGGGCGAGGCGGCCATGCGGTCCAGGGCCTCCTCGACCTCGGTCGTCGAGCCGGCGAAGCTGAGCCGGACCTTGCGGTGCCCCTCGACCGTGTCGAAGTCCACGCCCGGGGTGAGCGCGACCCCGCAGTCGTCCAGCAGGTCGCGGCACCAGGCCACGGAGTCCTGCGTGAGGTGCCCGATGTCGCACCACGCGTAGAAGGCACCGTCCGGCGGCGCGTAGTCGCGCAGCCCGAGCTCGGGAAGGCGGCGCAGCAGCAGCTCGCGGTTGGCGGCATACCGCTCCCGGTGCCCGTCGAGCTCGCCCCGCGCGTCCGGTCCGAGCGCCGCGATCGCCGCGTGCTGCCCGATCGCGGGCGGGCAGATGTTGAGGTTGCCGGTGAGCACCTCGAGCGGCCTGCGCAGCGACGGGGGCGCGAGCAGCCAGCCGACGCGCCACCCGGTCATGGAGAAGTACTTGCTCACCGAGCCCACGACGACACCCGCGCGCGAGGTCGCCCAGGCGCTCGTCGTCGCCCGCCCGTAGCTCAGCCCGTGGTAGATCTCGTCGCTGACGAGCAGCGTGCCGTGCTCCTCGCACCACCGGGCCAGGTCGGCGAGCACGTCGGGGTCGATCACCGTGCCGGTCGGGTTCGCCGGCGAGGCCACGATCAGCCCGGCGGGCGGCTGCGGCAGCGCCTCGAGCATCGCCACCGTCGGCTGGAATCGGGTGTCGGGGCCGCAGTCGAGCTCGAGCACCTCGCAGCCGAGGGCGGCCAGGCTGTTGCGGTATGCCGGGTAGCCGGGCCGCGTCATCGCCACCTGGTCGCCGGTGTCGAAGGCGGCGAGGAAGAGCGCGGTGAAGGCGCCCGAGCTCCCGGGGAAGACGATGACGTCCTCCGGGGACACCTCGATCCCCGAGGTCTCCCGGTGGTGCGCGGCGATCGCCTCGCGCAGCGGCAGGATGCCGGAGGACTCGGTGTAGCCCAGCACGTCGGAGTCCAGGACCCCGATCGCGGCCTCGCGCGCCACGGCCGGGGCGGGCGTCGAGGGCTGCCCGGCGCAGAGCATGAGCACGTCGCCGTGGCTGCGCTGCCGCGCCGCGGCGGCCTTGAGCACCTCCATGACGTGGAACGGCTCGACGGCCGAGCGCGCCGAGACGCGCGCCGCCCGCGGCTGCGCGGACTGCTCGGGAGGCATACCTCAGACGATGCCGTAGAGGCGGTCGCCCGCGTCGCCGAGGCCGGGCACGATGTAGCCCTGCTCGTTGAGCCGCTCGTCGATCGCGCCGGTGACGAGGGTGATCGGCGGCTCGACGTCGGCGAGCCCGGCCTGGACCTTCTCGATGCCCTCGGGTGCGGACAGCAGGGTGATCGCGGTGATGTCGTCCGCGCCGCGCTCGACGAGGTAGCGGATGGCGGCGATGAGGGTGCCGCCGGTCGCCAGCATCGGGTCGAGCACGTAGCACTGCCGCTTGGACAGGTCGTCCGGCAGGCGGTTGGCGTAGGTGCGGGCCTCGAGCGTCTCCTCGTTGCGCACCATGCCGAGGAAGCCAACCTCGGCGGTCGGCAGCATCCGCATCATCCCGTCGAGCATCCCGAGCCCGGCCCGCAGGATCGGCACGACGAGCGGCTTCGGCGACGCCAGGTGGATGCCGGTCGTCGGCGCGACCGGGGTCTCGATCTCGAAGGGGGAGACGCGCACCTCGCGGGTGGCCTCGTAGGCGAGCAGCGTGACCAGCTCGTCGGCGAGCCGCCGGAACGTCGGGGTGTCGGTCCGCTTGTCCCGCAGGTAGGTCAGCTTGTGGGCGATGAGCGGGTGGTCGGCGAGGTGGACGCGCATACGCCAGACTCTAGGACGTGAACCCTGGTCCCAGCACCTCCTCCGCAGGTCCCTCGGGCGCGGGCGCGGCTGCGGCTGCGTCGTGGGGACTGACGCGGTATGCCGAGTGGGTGCGGCTCGCGATCGCCGAGGCGCAGCGGGTGGCCGCCTCAGGCGACGTGCCGATCGGCGCGCTCGTCGTCGACGACGCGGGGGCCGTCCTCGGCCGCGGCCACAACGTGCGTGAGGCAGAGCACGACCCGACCGGGCACGCGGAGATGGTGGCCCTGCGCGAGGCGGGGCGAGCCCGCTCGTCCTGGCGGCTCGACGGGTGCAGCCTGGTCGTGACCCTGGAGCCGTGCGCGATGTGCGCCGGCGCGGCCGTCCTGGCGCGGGTCGACCGCATCGTCTTCGGCGCGTGGGACGACAAGGCGGGGGCCTGCGGGTCGGTGTGGGACCTGCCCCGCGACCGGCGGGCGCTGCACCGGGCCGAGGTCGTCGGAGGCGTGCTCGAGGGGGAGTGCGCCGGCCTGCTGACCGGCTTCTTCGGGCCCCGGCGGTGACCGCGCGGATTTTGGGTGCCCCCCCGCCCGTCGGGTAGCCTCCTGCGTGGTGGCGTGTCCGAGCGGCCTAAGGAGCACGCCTCGAAAGCGTGTGAGGGCGCAAGTCCTCCGTGGGTTCAAATCCCACCGCCACCGCCCATCCCCTCAGGGGACCGAACGGGTCGATCCGCGCAGGCGGATCGGCCCGTTCGTGCGTGCGCGGGGCGCTCCGGTCAGGGAGA
This window contains:
- a CDS encoding PH domain-containing protein: MPAAPPQVSRRVAKRYLLADEQVVVSTRWHWAKMVRPAAAVVVGLFLTLWVAASVTDPAATGVALCVLAVVIAWAAWQVLEWRCEWFIATDRRLLKTYGLITQRVAMMPLVKVTDMSYDRTILGRMLGYGRFVMESAGQDQALSHIDYIPEPDEKYQAMCETIFGRDNRDPGEDEERRDDHDDRYADPTGPQGRVTRSRGTDSRWEPVDRRDLPRDWDWVDEEARGGRAATRRRVAVDPDPTPLR
- a CDS encoding aminotransferase class I/II-fold pyridoxal phosphate-dependent enzyme translates to MPPEQSAQPRAARVSARSAVEPFHVMEVLKAAAARQRSHGDVLMLCAGQPSTPAPAVAREAAIGVLDSDVLGYTESSGILPLREAIAAHHRETSGIEVSPEDVIVFPGSSGAFTALFLAAFDTGDQVAMTRPGYPAYRNSLAALGCEVLELDCGPDTRFQPTVAMLEALPQPPAGLIVASPANPTGTVIDPDVLADLARWCEEHGTLLVSDEIYHGLSYGRATTSAWATSRAGVVVGSVSKYFSMTGWRVGWLLAPPSLRRPLEVLTGNLNICPPAIGQHAAIAALGPDARGELDGHRERYAANRELLLRRLPELGLRDYAPPDGAFYAWCDIGHLTQDSVAWCRDLLDDCGVALTPGVDFDTVEGHRKVRLSFAGSTTEVEEALDRMAASPLLQSP
- the upp gene encoding uracil phosphoribosyltransferase, with product MRVHLADHPLIAHKLTYLRDKRTDTPTFRRLADELVTLLAYEATREVRVSPFEIETPVAPTTGIHLASPKPLVVPILRAGLGMLDGMMRMLPTAEVGFLGMVRNEETLEARTYANRLPDDLSKRQCYVLDPMLATGGTLIAAIRYLVERGADDITAITLLSAPEGIEKVQAGLADVEPPITLVTGAIDERLNEQGYIVPGLGDAGDRLYGIV
- a CDS encoding nucleoside deaminase, translating into MRLAIAEAQRVAASGDVPIGALVVDDAGAVLGRGHNVREAEHDPTGHAEMVALREAGRARSSWRLDGCSLVVTLEPCAMCAGAAVLARVDRIVFGAWDDKAGACGSVWDLPRDRRALHRAEVVGGVLEGECAGLLTGFFGPRR